A portion of the Juglans microcarpa x Juglans regia isolate MS1-56 chromosome 1D, Jm3101_v1.0, whole genome shotgun sequence genome contains these proteins:
- the LOC121248805 gene encoding dCTP pyrophosphatase 1-like translates to MTGVAERSEGVTLEGLRKRMAEFAKERDWDQFHSPRNLLLALVGEVGELSEIFQWKGEVPRGLPDWEDEEKEHLGEELSDVLLYLVRLSDICGVDLGKAALRKLEINAIKYPVKLCKGSSKKPTQINVPDNKEGSSNGGVTAISNSDSKSRSDGV, encoded by the exons ATGACAGGTGTTGCAGAGAGATCAGAAGGTGTCACTCTCGAAGGGTTGAGGAAGAGAATGGCGGAGTTTGCAAAGGAAAGGGACTGGGATCAATTTCATAGTCCTAGAAATCTCCTTCTGGCTCTG GTGGGAGAAGTGGGAGAGCTGTCCGAGATATTCCAGTGGAAGGGGGAGGTTCCAAGAGGACTGCCCGATTGGGAAGACGAAGAGAAGGAACACCTGGGTGAAGAGCTTTCGGACGTACTGCTTTACCTTGTTAGGCTCTCTGACATATGTGGCGTTGATCTTGGTAAAGCTGCTCTCCGTAAGCTGGAAATCAATGCCATTAAATACCCAGTCAAGCTCTGCAAGGGCTCCTCCAAAAAGCCCACGCAAATCAACGTGCCAGACAACAAGGAGGGTAGTTCTAATGGTGGCGTTACGGCCATCAGCAACAGTGACAGCAAAAGCCGCAGTGATGGTGTGTGA
- the LOC121249104 gene encoding dCTP pyrophosphatase 1-like yields MTGVAERSEGVTLEGLRKRMAEFAKERHWDQFHSPRNLLLALVGEVGELSEIFQWKGEVPRGLPDWKDEEKEHLGEELSDVLLYLVRLSDICGVDLGKAALRKLELNAIKYPVKL; encoded by the exons ATGACAGGTGTTGCAGAGAGATCAGAAGGTGTTACTCTCGAAGGGTTGAGGAAGAGAATGGCGGAGTTTGCAAAGGAAAGGCACTGGGATCAATTTCATAGCCCTAGAAATCTCCTTCTAGCTCTG GTGGGAGAAGTGGGAGAGCTGTCCGAGATATTCCAGTGGAAGGGGGAGGTTCCAAGAGGACTGCCCGATTGGAAAGACGAAGAGAAGGAACACCTGGGTGAAGAGCTTTCCGACGTACTGCTTTACCTTGTTAGGCTCTCTGACATATGTGGCGTTGATCTTGGTAAAGCTGCTCTCCGTAAGCTGGAACTCAATGCCATTAAATACCCAGTCAAGCTCTGA